In the genome of Cyanobacterium sp. T60_A2020_053, the window CGCCACCATTACCGACTTGAAAAGTAGCTAAACCCAGCGCCCTTCGGGGTGCATCTGTCACTAAATCAATAGCTTGATCAACAGTACAAATACCCCAATCAAAGAGATTTTGAGCGCCTTGCAACAGAGGTAAAGTAGTGCCGGATAAAGTACCATCAGGAAGGGTAGCAGTGCCATTTTTTACAGTGATTTGGCGCTCATCCCACGGATACACCCCATCAGTTAAGCCCATGGGCGCTAAAGCGTCACTAACCACAAAAATACCTTGACCATATCGACTGGCTTGTAAAACTAATTTTAACATGGTGGGTGCAACGTGTTGCCCGTCTGCGATTAAACCACAGTAAACCCCCTCACGGGTGACGGCTTCCCCTAATAACCCCGGTTCTCGATGGTGTAAGCTAGGCATGGCATTAAAAGCATGAGTAACCATCGTAGCGCCCTTCTCAAAAGCTCGTTTTGCTTCCTCTGCGGTGGCGAGGGAATGCCCTAAACTGACAATTATGCCTTTTTTGACCAAATAAGGGATTACCTCTCCTTGGGGGTCTAATTCCGGAGCTAGGGTGATAATTTTAATTAAATCTTCATTTTCGCCAATGATTTTTTTGATATTTTCTAAGTTTAAAGGTAGTAGGAAGGGCGCTGGGTGAGCGCCTTTTTTTGCTGGATTTAAGCAAGGACCTTCTAAATGAATACCTCGGATACGGGCGCTTTTATTCGGTTGTTTTTGTTCTTGAAATTCACGAATAATATTTATAGATTGTCTGATTTTATCTAAAGAAGTAGTCACAATAGCAGGTAAAAATTCATCAACTCCTACTGACCATAAATATTGGCAAATTTCTGTTAGTTTTGATAAACTACGCTGATCTAAATCAGGAAAAGCTAACCCTAAACCGCCATTTATTTGTAAATCAACACCTCCTAATGATAAATAATCTCCTTGCAGATCAATCACATTTTGATCTGATAAATCTTGATGATCTGTTATATCTATAATGTGTTGATTTTCGTCAATAATTATAGTTTTTAAATCGTTAACAAAAGGTAATTTAGTATTAATAAGGCAACAATTTTTCATTGTATTTAAAATTTTATTATAAATATAAGAACCTGCTTAAAATGTAAGTAAATTGTTTGCCCTCACCCCTAACCCCTCTCCCGCAGGAGAGGGGGATATGAAACTTTTAAAACAGCTTTTTTTTACTTATTACTTGGTGACTGATAACGATACACTGACTCAATTACTTTTATCCATCCTTCAGTAAGAGAAGCAAGAATTTTTTCTCCTTTTTCTAAGGTAGCAACGGTAGCATCACCAATTACGCCACTTTTACTCAATTCTTTGGTAATCCAAGGGTAGGGTAGCGCCCTTTCTAGGGTTAGGATACT includes:
- the nagA gene encoding N-acetylglucosamine-6-phosphate deacetylase codes for the protein MKNCCLINTKLPFVNDLKTIIIDENQHIIDITDHQDLSDQNVIDLQGDYLSLGGVDLQINGGLGLAFPDLDQRSLSKLTEICQYLWSVGVDEFLPAIVTTSLDKIRQSINIIREFQEQKQPNKSARIRGIHLEGPCLNPAKKGAHPAPFLLPLNLENIKKIIGENEDLIKIITLAPELDPQGEVIPYLVKKGIIVSLGHSLATAEEAKRAFEKGATMVTHAFNAMPSLHHREPGLLGEAVTREGVYCGLIADGQHVAPTMLKLVLQASRYGQGIFVVSDALAPMGLTDGVYPWDERQITVKNGTATLPDGTLSGTTLPLLQGAQNLFDWGICTVDQAIDLVTDAPRRALGLATFQVGNGGGFVRWSVKNNQLTWQRMDN